CCTATGCCCGCCTGGCCGAGCAGGGACACGTGGTGACGCGGTGGCGCGAGCGGGTCACCACCCGGTCCCCGTCCGAAGCGGAAGGGGACTTCCTGAAGCTGACCGACGACCAGCGTGTCCTGGCGATCGAACGTGTGGCGTACACGGCCCAGGACCGACCGGTGGAGGTGACGGTGATGGCGTTGCCCGCCCACCAGTGGACCCTGGAATACGAGTGGGAGGACGAATCCTGACGAGAGAGCCCCGGCGCGTCCACGCCGGGGCTCTCTCGTGGGCTCCTGTGTGACTCCAGTTGCCCGGCGGCACAGTCGCGCTGTCAGGAGCCCATAGCGCCCCGTGACGCTACAGTTCCCAGACAAAGAAAAGGCCGGGAGTGCCACCTCCCGGCCCTGAGAGTCTTCGCGTCTACCCAACAACGAAAGACAGTGATGAGTCTACCCGTGTGTGCCGACATGGCACAGCATGTCCCCGCCCACTCTCCTTCTTCGCTGGTCGGAGGTGTGCGGTGACGATCCAGCACATGAACCTGGTGTTCCAGGCGGAGGGCCTGAACCACAGCGAGAAGGTGGTTCTCCTCGCCTACTGCAACTACACCGACCCCCACGGCTACGTCTGGGCCGGTGTGGACCGTATCGCCGACGACACCGGCGCTTCCACCAGCACCGTCAAGCGGGTCCGGTCTGCCCTCAAGGCCAAGAACCTCCTCGCGACCAAACGGCGCGTCGATCCCCGCACCGGCGAGTCGATCCCCAACCTCACCCGCATCAACCTGTCGCTGCTGGAGTCGATGCGTCGAGCTCCCAAGGAGTACGACGACAACCTCGTCGAGGCTCTGACTTTCGACTCAGAAGAGCCCTCGAAACCCTCAGACGAAAACCCCTCTGACCTGCGGATGGATCAATCTGAGCCCAGGGCTGACCTGCGGATGGATCAATCTGAGCCCACCCCCGGGCTCAATCTGACCCCTCCCTATGGCGGGCTCAATCTGACCCCTAATCCCTCAGTACATCCATCAGACTCATCCTCTTCAGGGGGCGTGGGCGCGTCCCCGCCTCCGAAGCGCCCCGCAGAGGAGGAGGAAGAGACTTCGTCCGCGAGACGGCGGGGCCGAGGGGCGGTTCAGGTGGTGATGGAGCGCACGGGGGCTTCTGAGGAGGAGGCCGACCAGGTGATCACGCTGGTTCGGGAGCACGCCTTCAAAAAGAACATCAGGATCGCGTCAATGAGCCGCTACGTCGCTGGATTCGCTGCGGAGGACCTGGAGGCGCGGTTGGCCGAGATACGCCGTCAGCGTGGCTCTGAGGGCCGTTCAGGGGGATCGAAGCGGCCGCGGCGGTTGGTGATGTGCTCCCACCACTACGTGCCGGTGCCATGTGGGGCCTGCCAGGTCGAGATCCGCTCCGGAGAGACCGAGACCGCCAAGCGAACCTTGGCCAAGCAGGGCCCAGAGAACCGACCCGACCTGGTCGA
This genomic window from Thermobifida halotolerans contains:
- a CDS encoding helix-turn-helix domain-containing protein; the protein is MTIQHMNLVFQAEGLNHSEKVVLLAYCNYTDPHGYVWAGVDRIADDTGASTSTVKRVRSALKAKNLLATKRRVDPRTGESIPNLTRINLSLLESMRRAPKEYDDNLVEALTFDSEEPSKPSDENPSDLRMDQSEPRADLRMDQSEPTPGLNLTPPYGGLNLTPNPSVHPSDSSSSGGVGASPPPKRPAEEEEETSSARRRGRGAVQVVMERTGASEEEADQVITLVREHAFKKNIRIASMSRYVAGFAAEDLEARLAEIRRQRGSEGRSGGSKRPRRLVMCSHHYVPVPCGACQVEIRSGETETAKRTLAKQGPENRPDLVEWLAPAST